The sequence GACGTACCAGCTGGGGGGGGCGGCCTTCTTCCTGTCGCCTCGCGACGTCCAGATCGGGCGCGGCGAGCCCATCGGCGACACCGCCCGGGTCCTCTCGCGCTACGTCGACGGGATCATGATCCGCACCTTCGCCCACCAGGACGTCGTCGACCTGGCGCGCGACGCCTCGGTCCCGGTCATCAACGGGCTCACCGACTACCTCCACCCCTGCCAGATCCTGGCCGACATCCTCACCATCCGCCAGCACCTCGGCCCCCTGGAGGGGAAGGTCGTGGCCTGGGTCGGCGACGGGAACAACATGGCCAACTCGTGGCTCAACGCGGCCTACCGGCTCGGGCTCGAGCTGCGGCTGGCGTGCCCCGAGGGGTACGAGCCCGACGCCGAGCTCCTGGCGCGCGCCCGCGCGCACGCCCCGGTGGCCCTGGTGCGCGACCCGCGCGAGGCGGTGCGCGGCGCCCACGTCGTGACCACCGACGTCTGGGCCTCCATGGGGCAGGAGGAGGAGCAGGCGCAACGCGAGCGCGCCTTCGCCGGCTACACGGTCGACGCCGCGCTCATGGCCCAGGCGAGCCCCGGCGCCATCTTCCTCCACTGCCTCCCCGCGCACCGGGGCGAGGAGGTGGCCGCCGAGGTCATCGACGGCCCGCAGAGCCGCGTCTGGGACGAGGCCGAGAAC comes from Gemmatimonadetes bacterium SCN 70-22 and encodes:
- a CDS encoding ornithine carbamoyltransferase; protein product: MSHRDFLAIPDFSAGELQSLFGLAEAMRAGRYDKKPLAGKSLAMIFMKASTRTRVSFEVGTYQLGGAAFFLSPRDVQIGRGEPIGDTARVLSRYVDGIMIRTFAHQDVVDLARDASVPVINGLTDYLHPCQILADILTIRQHLGPLEGKVVAWVGDGNNMANSWLNAAYRLGLELRLACPEGYEPDAELLARARAHAPVALVRDPREAVRGAHVVTTDVWASMGQEEEQAQRERAFAGYTVDAALMAQASPGAIFLHCLPAHRGEEVAAEVIDGPQSRVWDEAENRLHVQKAIMAVLMGGEAL